One window of Macrococcus sp. 19Msa1099 genomic DNA carries:
- a CDS encoding ATP-dependent Clp protease ATP-binding subunit, producing the protein MLFGRLTERAQRVLAHAQEEAIRLNHNNIGTEHLLLGLVKEPDGIAAKVLAAYNITEDKVVSEVEQLIGHGTDMGGTIQYTPRAKKVIELSLDEARKLNHNFVGTEHILLGLIRENEGVAARVLANLDLNITKARSQVVKLLGSPEMTGKDTNASKSQNTPTLDELARDLTVIAKDGTLDPVIGRSAEITRVIEVLSRRTKNNPVLIGEPGVGKTAIVEGLAQAIINNEVPETLKGKRVMSLDMGTVVAGTKYRGEFEERLKKVMEEIHQAGNIILFIDELHTLIGAGGAEGAIDASNILKPALARGELQCIGATTLEEYRKYIEKDAALERRFQPVQVDQPNVEDAIEILKGLRDRYEAHHRIKISDEALVAAVKMSDRYISDRFLPDKAIDLIDEAGSKVRLRNYTTPPSLKELEAELEKVKNEKDAAVHSQEFEQAASLRDKQTQLEKKLEETKKEWQKTQGSNNTSVTADDIANVVAQWTGIPIAKIAETESQKLLNLEEILHNRVIGQADAVSSISKAVRRARAGLKDPKRPIGSFIFLGPTGVGKTELAKALAEAMFGEEDAMIRVDMSEFMEKHSVSRMVGSPPGYVGHDDGGQLTEKVRRKPYSVILFDEIEKAHPDVFNILLQVLDDGRLTDSKGRTVDFRNTVIIMTSNVGAQEIKDNKFVGFGGQTAAQDYETIRKTMMDELKKQFRPEFLNRIDDIIVFHKLEKDQLKEIVTLMVEGLANRLKEQDIHISLTDAAKEKIADEGYDPEYGARPLARAIQKHIEDQLSEELLKGEELTGHHITIDYVDDAFKIDKAKA; encoded by the coding sequence ATATTGTTTGGTAGATTAACAGAACGTGCTCAAAGAGTACTTGCACATGCACAAGAAGAAGCGATTCGTTTAAATCACAACAACATTGGAACAGAACATTTATTGTTGGGTCTTGTAAAAGAGCCTGATGGTATCGCTGCAAAAGTCTTAGCGGCTTACAATATCACAGAAGATAAAGTTGTATCTGAAGTAGAACAACTTATCGGTCATGGTACAGACATGGGTGGCACAATACAATATACACCACGCGCTAAGAAGGTCATCGAATTATCACTTGATGAAGCACGTAAATTAAATCATAACTTTGTAGGGACAGAGCATATTCTACTTGGTTTAATCCGTGAAAATGAAGGAGTTGCAGCACGCGTACTAGCGAATCTTGACTTAAACATTACAAAAGCAAGATCTCAAGTGGTGAAGTTACTTGGTAGTCCTGAGATGACAGGCAAAGATACGAATGCTTCAAAATCACAAAATACACCGACACTTGATGAACTTGCGCGCGATCTAACAGTCATTGCAAAAGATGGCACACTAGATCCAGTGATTGGGCGTAGTGCTGAAATTACGCGTGTTATTGAAGTGTTGAGTCGTCGTACAAAAAATAATCCTGTGCTTATTGGGGAACCGGGTGTAGGTAAAACGGCGATTGTAGAAGGATTAGCACAAGCAATTATCAATAATGAAGTGCCAGAAACATTAAAAGGAAAACGTGTAATGAGTTTAGATATGGGTACTGTTGTTGCTGGTACTAAATATCGAGGCGAATTCGAAGAGCGTCTTAAGAAAGTGATGGAAGAAATTCATCAGGCAGGTAATATTATCTTATTCATCGATGAATTACACACTTTAATTGGAGCTGGAGGTGCAGAAGGTGCAATCGATGCTTCTAACATATTAAAGCCTGCACTTGCACGTGGTGAGTTACAATGTATTGGTGCGACAACATTGGAAGAGTACCGTAAATATATAGAGAAAGATGCAGCACTTGAACGTCGATTCCAACCTGTTCAAGTGGATCAGCCGAATGTAGAAGATGCAATAGAAATATTAAAAGGGTTGCGTGACCGTTATGAAGCACATCACAGAATTAAGATTTCTGATGAAGCACTTGTAGCTGCAGTTAAGATGAGTGATCGTTATATATCAGATCGCTTCTTACCAGATAAAGCGATAGACTTAATCGATGAAGCAGGTTCTAAAGTACGCTTACGCAATTATACAACACCGCCAAGCTTAAAAGAGCTTGAAGCGGAATTAGAAAAAGTGAAGAATGAAAAAGACGCTGCAGTACATTCTCAAGAGTTCGAACAGGCAGCAAGTTTACGTGATAAACAGACACAGCTTGAGAAAAAGTTAGAAGAAACTAAAAAAGAATGGCAAAAAACACAAGGTTCAAACAATACTTCAGTAACTGCAGATGACATTGCCAATGTTGTAGCGCAATGGACAGGTATTCCGATTGCTAAAATTGCAGAAACTGAATCACAAAAGCTATTGAACCTGGAAGAAATCTTGCATAATCGTGTCATTGGTCAAGCTGATGCCGTATCATCTATTTCTAAAGCTGTGCGTCGTGCACGTGCTGGTCTTAAAGATCCGAAACGTCCGATTGGGAGCTTTATCTTCTTAGGACCTACTGGTGTAGGTAAAACAGAACTTGCGAAAGCACTAGCTGAGGCAATGTTTGGTGAAGAGGATGCGATGATTCGCGTAGATATGAGTGAGTTTATGGAGAAACATAGCGTCTCACGTATGGTAGGTTCTCCTCCAGGATATGTAGGTCATGATGATGGCGGTCAATTAACAGAAAAGGTACGTCGTAAACCTTATTCAGTTATCTTATTTGACGAAATAGAAAAAGCACATCCAGATGTCTTTAACATTCTGTTACAAGTACTCGATGATGGGCGTCTTACAGATTCGAAAGGTCGTACGGTAGATTTCAGAAATACGGTTATTATTATGACGAGTAACGTCGGAGCTCAAGAAATTAAAGATAATAAATTTGTTGGGTTCGGGGGGCAGACTGCAGCTCAGGATTATGAAACAATCCGTAAAACGATGATGGATGAGCTTAAGAAACAATTCCGCCCTGAGTTTTTAAACAGAATTGATGATATCATCGTATTCCATAAATTGGAGAAAGATCAATTGAAAGAAATTGTGACATTAATGGTCGAAGGGCTTGCAAACAGACTGAAAGAGCAAGATATCCATATTTCATTGACAGATGCAGCGAAAGAGAAAATCGCAGATGAAGGCTATGATCCTGAGTACGGAGCAAGACCACTTGCTAGAGCAATTCAAAAACATATTGAAGATCAGTTATCTGAAGAACTATTAAAGGGTGAAGAATTAACTGGACATCACATTACTATAGATTATGTGGATGATGCATTTAAAATTGATAAAGCAAAAGCATAA